In Prionailurus viverrinus isolate Anna chromosome D1, UM_Priviv_1.0, whole genome shotgun sequence, the DNA window AGCTGACATATCATTTCCTCTGGTGTTGGTTCTGTTCTTCCTCTTTCAGGTAGTAGTTCTTAAGTAAGAATCATATACTTGATGGAGATGTCTTCTCTTATAAGGGTGTTGCCTGAATTTATGGGTATGAGGAGtggaagatggagagagggaTATTATCTCTAACAAaaccaaattagaaaatatctggaTATTTAGGATGAAAGAATATATGTTAGGAAACTGCCagtggcaaaagacatgaacagacacttttccaaagaagacatccagatggctaagagacacatgaaaaaatgctcaacatcactcatcatcagggaaatacaaatcaaaaccacagtgagataccacctcacacttgtcagaatggctaaaatgaaaactcaggaaacaacagatgttggcgaggatgcggaaaGAGGGGAATATTTTTgaactgtttgtgggaatgcaaactagtacagccactctgaagGACAGtcgaggttcctcaaaaaattgaaaatagagctaccttatgacccaacaattgcactaccaggtatttatccaaaagatacaaaaatgctggttTGAAGGAGGATGTGTATCCCAAagtttacacttgatcttagccaaaaggccgagaagcaattGTGTATCCCAAAGTTTAAAGCAGTAccatcaacaataaccaaattatgggaaaagcccaaatgtccatcgactgatgaatgaattaagaagatgtggtatatacatgcagtggaatattactcagtgatgaaaaagaatgaaatctggccatttgtgacaacgtggatggaactagagtgtattatgctaagagaaataggtcggtcagagaaagacaaatatcctatgatttcactcatatgtgaaatttaagaaacaaaacagatgaacataggggaaaggaaggaaaaataagataaaaatagagagggaggcaaaccataagaaacgtttaaatacagagaacaaactgagggttgatggagagaagtggggtggaggatggactaaatgggtgatgagcgttaaggaggacacttgttgggatgagcactgggagttatatgtaagtgatgaatcactgaattctactcctgaaactattattgcactacatgttaactaacttggatttaaatttaaaaaaaaagaaaaagaaaaagaaaattgccaGTGGATGCTGTTTGGGAGGACACATCTGAATTTTATCTTCTTAGAGCCTCATAAAGGATCGTCTAGTGTGAGAGAAGTGTTGAGCCAGCAGTGTACAAGGCTTGGTGCCTTCTGGATCGTATGGAAGATTGTAGGGATGTCCATGTCATGGAGTTGAGTTTCTCAGTCTCCTCTGAGGAAAGTCCCTTTACAAGCAGGTGATGGTGGTAGTGAGACACCAGTCCCAATACCAGCGATGAAATGTTCCTCAAAGATCTAGTTTTGAAATTGAGACATCTCTACAGTAGCAAGAGAATTTATTCTCCCTCCTATTCCTCCCtctcgatagatagatagatgatagatagatagagataggtAATTCTGCATTACAAGGCAACAATTTTGTATGATTCATTATCATTTTTTGAGCAGGTATCAAGTGCCAGACACTTTATTAATGACTTAGCATCATTGTCTTATTTAATAGTTGTAATTTCTCAGCCGGGATTACTATTGCCAGATTACCTGTAAGGGTCCCAGAGATTTGTTCGGCCATACCGAACGTAGATTTTGAAGCGTGCACTGCTATCAATGTTAAATTCTTGGTTCTTTAAGTTTCCCCATGGACTctggagagaaaacagaattccGAAAGGCTCCCCAGATTGCTGTCCCCTGTGTACATTCCCTGCTAAACTGCCTCCCTTTGAGTGTGGGTGAGACCCAAGGCTGTGATGGCATATCACTCTTGGTGCATTCTGTTACCTCACACTTTTGTCACAGCAAACTCAAGAGAACTTCTACTGGCTTTGAAGAAGTAAGCTGCCAGGGGGTTATCAGATGGCCAGGTGGTTAGGACTTGAGGTTGGACTCGAAGGCTGAGAGTAATGATCCCTGCTAACGGGCAGCAGGAAAGACAGAGACCCCAGTCCTAAATGTGCAAGGAAcagaattctgccaacaacctccATAAGCTTGGAAGCGGATCCCAAGCCTCTCATGAGATTCCAGACTCAGCTGACATCTCGATTTCAACCTTGAGCAGAACACCCCACTCACCTGACTAAAACACTGTAAGAatggacatttgcattgttttgtGCTACTAAATGGGTGGTCATTTATGAAACATAAATAGAGATTGATACAATGGGTTTCTCTGACTTTCTACTGCATACATCTGTGTGCACCTTCCTTTGTGTGcgtgtgggggggagagaggatgATGATGGATCATTCTATCATTTTTACCAAATAAGTTTTGTAACAGGAAAAGTTGAGGTTAACTTCAGGATGATCTACTATGGATGATGAGTTGCCACATGAAAATGGGTTTTCAGTTTTCAATGAAATGctgggtgctctctctctattcttTAGGGAGAGGTGCCAAAGGTGTGGAAAATGAGAAACATGAGCGTAGTGACAACGTTCATCCTCACGGGTCTTCCCCATGCACCAGCACTGGCCATCCCCCTCTTCGGAATCTTCTTGGTGATTTATGTACTCACTGTGGTGGGGAACCTCCTCATCCTGCTGGTGATCACGGTGGATTCCCACCTCCACACTCCCATGTACTATTTCCTGGCCAACTTGTCCTCCATCGACATGTGGTTCTCCACCGTCACTGTGCCCAAAATGCTGATGACCTTGGTCTCCCCAGGAGGCGGGGCCATCTCCTTTCACAGCTGTGTGGCTCAGCTCTACTCCTTTCACTTCCTGGGGAGCACCGAGTGTTTCCTCTACACAGTCATGTCCTACGACCGCTACCTGGCCATCAGTCAGCCGCTCAGGTATGCCAGCCTGATGGGTGGGAGAGCGTGTGCCCTCCTGGCCGCCACCACGTGGCTCAGCGGCTCTGTGCACTCTGCTGTCCAGACCACACTGACCTTCCGCTTGCCCTACTGTGGGCCCGGCCAGATCCAGCATTATTTCTGTGATGCACCTCCTATCCTCAGACTGGCCTGTGCAGACACGTCCATGAACGAGAGGGTGATCTTCGTCAACATCGGGGTAGTGGCTTCGGGCTGCTTTCTCCTGATAGTGCTGTCCTATGTGTCCATCGTCTATTCCATCCTGAAGATCCGCACCTCTGAGGGGAGATGCAGAGCCTTTCAGACCTGTACCTCCCACTGCATTGTggtcctttgtttctttgttccctGTGTTTTTGTTTACCTGAGGCCAGGCTCCAAGGATGCTGTGGATGGGATTGTGGCAGTTTTCTACACTGTGCTGACTCCCCTTCTAAACCCTGTGGTGTACACCCTGAGGAACAAGGAAGTGAAGAAAGCTCTATTGAAGCTTAAAGACAAAGTAGCATAGTCTCAGAGAAAATAAACACTGGAAAGTAGATGTGCCTGTTGAAAAAAGTAGTAGCATAATTTAGTCATCACCATGAAATTTATTACATGTGTAGCTCGGTGTTAAATGTTGTCCAAAACCATCTACTCAGCAATATTTGTTTCATGGATTTGTCTGAGGAATTTTCAAAAGTcacaattaaatttttgtttgtgatG includes these proteins:
- the LOC125146664 gene encoding olfactory receptor 10G9, yielding MRNMSVVTTFILTGLPHAPALAIPLFGIFLVIYVLTVVGNLLILLVITVDSHLHTPMYYFLANLSSIDMWFSTVTVPKMLMTLVSPGGGAISFHSCVAQLYSFHFLGSTECFLYTVMSYDRYLAISQPLRYASLMGGRACALLAATTWLSGSVHSAVQTTLTFRLPYCGPGQIQHYFCDAPPILRLACADTSMNERVIFVNIGVVASGCFLLIVLSYVSIVYSILKIRTSEGRCRAFQTCTSHCIVVLCFFVPCVFVYLRPGSKDAVDGIVAVFYTVLTPLLNPVVYTLRNKEVKKALLKLKDKVA